From Halanaeroarchaeum sulfurireducens, a single genomic window includes:
- a CDS encoding BMP family ABC transporter substrate-binding protein, with product MTFSRRDTLRSIGTAGALGAAGCLGDGAGDEKETSEMPEATGSGAEEDGETDVRAAFVYHDVVGDFGWQWAHDQARRRVEREFDWLETRIFDNLQPKNSQPEFRQYAERGFDVIFGTSYGYMDPMYDVAPEYPNVAFEQCSGYKQRENMGRYFGRMYQPRYLAGVAAGLLTEEGTLGYVAAFPNSEVVRGINAFALGASSVNDDVTVRVRYTDTWNDTETERRTAKQLIDTGVDVMGQHQNFPAAAETAAEAGIWAIGYNSPMGDYVGENYVTSPIWHWDVFYRQAVQDVRNGTWKADSYWKGLNAGIVDLSDWGPKVPDEVIATVEQKRTQIETGELDVWADTRFGSFDDEELFMGVESYVDSVAGSVPE from the coding sequence ATGACTTTTTCACGTCGGGATACATTGAGATCTATTGGTACGGCAGGAGCGCTCGGAGCGGCTGGCTGTCTTGGAGACGGTGCGGGTGACGAAAAAGAGACTTCCGAGATGCCGGAAGCCACTGGAAGCGGAGCGGAAGAGGACGGTGAGACTGATGTCAGAGCGGCGTTCGTCTACCACGATGTCGTCGGAGATTTCGGCTGGCAGTGGGCGCACGATCAGGCTCGACGGAGAGTCGAACGCGAGTTCGACTGGCTCGAGACGCGAATTTTCGACAACCTCCAGCCGAAGAACTCTCAGCCGGAATTTCGGCAATACGCCGAACGTGGATTCGACGTCATCTTCGGGACGTCGTACGGTTACATGGACCCGATGTACGATGTCGCACCCGAGTATCCCAACGTGGCGTTCGAACAGTGTTCGGGATACAAGCAGCGCGAGAACATGGGCCGGTACTTCGGTCGGATGTACCAGCCCCGGTACCTGGCCGGGGTGGCCGCGGGACTGCTGACCGAAGAAGGGACACTGGGATACGTCGCGGCCTTCCCGAATTCCGAGGTCGTCCGAGGGATCAACGCGTTCGCGCTCGGTGCGTCGTCGGTCAACGACGACGTGACTGTGCGGGTACGATACACGGACACGTGGAACGACACGGAAACCGAGCGGCGGACCGCAAAGCAGCTCATCGACACGGGTGTCGACGTGATGGGCCAGCATCAGAACTTCCCAGCGGCCGCGGAAACGGCGGCCGAGGCAGGTATCTGGGCGATAGGGTATAACTCGCCGATGGGCGATTACGTCGGCGAGAACTACGTCACCTCGCCCATCTGGCACTGGGACGTGTTCTACCGGCAGGCCGTCCAGGACGTCCGCAATGGAACCTGGAAAGCGGACTCCTACTGGAAGGGTCTCAACGCCGGTATCGTCGACCTATCCGATTGGGGGCCAAAAGTTCCTGACGAGGTGATAGCGACGGTCGAACAAAAGCGAACCCAGATCGAGACGGGTGAACTCGATGTATGGGCCGACACCCGGTTTGGGAGTTTCGACGACGAGGAGCTCTTCATGGGCGTGGAAAGCTACGTCGACTCCGTTGCCGGAAGCGTCCCCGAGTAG
- a CDS encoding sensor histidine kinase has protein sequence MTTDDGGNSPSGRQQNSTIRRRLGRLLPDVVRENLTAKLLILLLLGTVISGAVVVVSYSTINDEITEQVRAQVTADTTTQATVYENWLTERWTTLNAMAESGEMQHDSSTVLHQWLVAEQTRVSNDVHSLYVADSDSGAILGSTHTEFHGADLYEVGLDKSNAKNMIFISQKPVVLDEELPKMTLIGTHSGDRMLLAAVPTNTPLVSSKLFEGAESSLYSLEGNRILGDQTTATMELPADARDETVVMNEHDTILGVRVIGHDVLNAQPVDEFSEGTRWSVDAQADEEGGVETTVKMAVVTRAPTAEAFAIRDQVSQVIAISFGLLLTLLIGTAAVSMRSVTVDVNRLSKKARRISEGSFDVDMSHHRIDEIGTLYQSVGEMRDSLRTRIEQAERREQEMTQAREETEQARKKLRQIIDLVPDLIFAKNQGGEYLIANEATAEAYGLSPEEVEGRNESEVIPSVEDSEGFREDDLAVIESGESKFIPDEEITTADGETRILQTTKIPYDVPGSDEDAVLGYSRDVTELKRYEQTLETQRDNLQVLNQVVRHDIRNKLQLVSAYAQMCQEQLEDGSEENVENVLEATRDAIDITETARDVTEVMLQSEVDRSPVGLRNVLEEEIDDIRSGFDTVRITVEGSIPDVDVIADDMLESMFRNLLHNAVQHNDKDVPEIAVSARLTNDHVVVRIADNGPGIPDGQKELIFQEGKVGIDSDGTGLGLYLVDTLVDRYGGDVRVKDNEPTGSVFIVTLLISR, from the coding sequence ATGACGACTGACGACGGCGGGAACTCTCCGTCCGGTCGGCAGCAGAATTCGACGATCAGGCGTCGGCTCGGCCGGTTATTGCCGGATGTCGTCAGGGAAAACCTGACCGCGAAATTGCTGATACTGTTATTGCTCGGGACGGTTATCAGCGGAGCGGTCGTCGTCGTGTCGTACTCCACGATCAACGACGAAATCACAGAGCAGGTCCGAGCGCAAGTAACCGCCGATACGACGACGCAGGCAACGGTCTACGAGAACTGGCTGACTGAGCGCTGGACGACGTTGAACGCGATGGCCGAATCGGGGGAAATGCAACACGACTCCAGTACGGTCCTGCACCAGTGGTTGGTCGCAGAACAGACCCGCGTTTCGAATGACGTCCACTCTCTTTACGTCGCCGATTCCGATTCTGGGGCGATTCTCGGGAGCACGCACACCGAATTTCACGGAGCCGATTTATACGAAGTGGGACTCGATAAGTCGAATGCCAAAAATATGATTTTTATTTCGCAAAAACCAGTCGTACTCGACGAAGAACTGCCGAAAATGACGCTGATCGGTACGCACTCCGGCGATCGGATGCTCCTGGCGGCGGTCCCCACGAATACGCCACTCGTGAGCTCTAAGTTGTTCGAGGGTGCGGAGAGTTCGTTGTACTCCCTCGAAGGGAATCGAATACTCGGCGACCAGACGACCGCGACGATGGAGTTACCGGCCGACGCCCGTGACGAAACGGTTGTCATGAACGAGCACGACACCATTCTCGGCGTTCGGGTCATCGGACACGACGTGCTCAACGCACAGCCCGTCGATGAATTCAGCGAGGGGACCCGCTGGAGCGTCGACGCACAGGCCGACGAAGAAGGCGGCGTGGAGACGACTGTCAAAATGGCCGTCGTAACTCGCGCTCCGACCGCCGAGGCGTTCGCCATTCGTGATCAAGTCTCCCAGGTCATTGCCATTTCGTTTGGACTGCTTCTCACGCTGCTCATCGGGACGGCCGCCGTGTCGATGCGATCGGTCACCGTGGACGTCAATCGACTCTCGAAGAAGGCCCGACGCATCAGCGAGGGATCGTTCGACGTGGACATGTCACATCACCGCATTGACGAGATTGGCACACTCTATCAGTCGGTCGGGGAAATGCGTGATTCGTTGCGCACGCGAATCGAGCAAGCAGAACGACGTGAACAAGAGATGACGCAGGCCCGGGAAGAAACCGAACAGGCTCGGAAAAAACTCCGTCAGATAATCGACCTCGTCCCGGACTTGATCTTTGCAAAAAATCAGGGCGGGGAATACCTCATCGCGAACGAGGCCACCGCTGAAGCCTACGGACTATCGCCAGAAGAGGTCGAGGGGCGCAACGAGTCTGAAGTCATTCCAAGCGTCGAGGATTCGGAAGGGTTCCGGGAAGACGATCTCGCAGTCATCGAATCCGGGGAGTCGAAATTTATCCCGGACGAGGAGATAACGACCGCAGACGGCGAGACACGAATTCTGCAGACGACGAAGATCCCCTACGACGTTCCCGGGAGCGACGAAGACGCAGTCCTGGGATACAGCCGAGACGTGACCGAGCTCAAACGGTACGAGCAAACCCTCGAAACCCAGCGGGACAACCTCCAGGTGCTCAATCAGGTCGTCCGGCACGATATCCGGAACAAGCTCCAGCTCGTGTCGGCGTACGCCCAGATGTGTCAAGAACAACTCGAGGACGGCAGCGAAGAAAACGTCGAGAACGTCCTCGAGGCGACACGGGACGCCATCGACATAACCGAGACGGCCCGAGACGTCACAGAGGTAATGCTGCAGTCCGAGGTGGATCGGTCCCCTGTCGGGCTTCGAAACGTCCTGGAAGAGGAAATCGATGACATCCGCTCGGGGTTCGACACGGTTCGTATCACTGTGGAGGGCTCGATCCCGGACGTCGACGTGATCGCCGACGACATGCTGGAATCGATGTTTCGAAACCTCTTGCACAACGCGGTCCAGCACAACGACAAAGACGTTCCCGAGATTGCCGTATCGGCCAGGCTGACAAACGACCACGTCGTCGTCCGGATCGCAGATAACGGCCCCGGGATCCCCGACGGGCAAAAGGAGCTCATCTTTCAGGAAGGCAAGGTGGGAATCGACAGCGACGGAACGGGTCTAGGACTGTATCTCGTCGACACGCTCGTCGATCGATACGGTGGCGACGTCCGGGTCAAGGACAACGAGCCCACCGGGTCGGTGTTCATCGTTACATTGCTGATATCGAGGTGA
- a CDS encoding PAS domain S-box protein — protein MANNSNADSNPTTPSSSKGSLRDFVPHPYHSLNSDGEILSVNDAWIDLLGYERDEVEGRWFGEFLANDSVEEFESRFSELQSTDGVSNVEFEMQCADGDTIIVSCDGIPEYDDGDFVRGHCQFADITELKERARELRQFERLTNSMLESAVIYDDAGRFVTVNTHLANWYETTPDDLEGTDSNLIPLIQEQYDGDPYQELLDGEREELQGRVEANFPGHGHAVLEFRLTPLKVDGSIEGVVGVTRDITKRAEREREIRRAREEYQELVNGMNDTAWVIDHTGDFLAVNDAAVEKLGYTREELTAMSAYEIDASLDDGEIADLIESMPEDEVQVFETVHRAKNGEEIPVEISSTLISYRGESAILSIARDITQRKRQERDLQRQKRRYESLFNSIRDAILVADTNRRIINCNPAFTDLFGYELQEIEEKPTQYVYESGKQFEAMGEALEGHIDDPEFTQTISYEKKSGQTFPGETNASYFRDADGEIIGFIGIIRDITGRIERLRQLQMVDRILQHNFNNDMNVIEGYAENIEDVTTGEIATYAEKILESSQKLLQTVEKEHDVTEFLASQQETTTLVIGSEVKTLVSDMRERYPDAEISTKIRSEAAARAVPEITLAIKELLQNAIIHAKSDTPQIRVQVDADDEALKISVSDTNPHIPEMERKVLLEGEEVAPLYHGSGIGLWLVNLVVTHSDGIVEVEATEPQGNEVIIRLPN, from the coding sequence ATGGCCAATAATTCGAATGCGGATTCGAATCCGACTACCCCATCCTCATCTAAGGGATCTCTCCGGGATTTTGTCCCTCATCCGTATCACTCGCTCAATAGTGACGGGGAGATTCTCTCCGTCAACGACGCCTGGATTGATCTATTAGGGTATGAACGAGATGAGGTGGAGGGTCGCTGGTTCGGCGAGTTCCTCGCAAATGACTCCGTCGAAGAGTTCGAGTCTCGATTTTCAGAGTTGCAATCGACTGACGGTGTCTCGAACGTCGAATTCGAAATGCAGTGTGCAGACGGTGATACGATAATCGTCTCCTGCGACGGAATACCCGAATACGACGACGGTGATTTCGTCCGAGGACATTGTCAATTTGCAGATATTACTGAACTAAAGGAACGAGCACGGGAATTGCGGCAGTTCGAACGGCTGACGAACTCGATGCTTGAATCTGCCGTCATCTATGACGACGCTGGGCGATTTGTAACCGTTAATACGCACCTGGCTAACTGGTATGAGACGACACCAGACGATCTCGAAGGGACAGATAGCAACCTCATTCCACTCATCCAAGAGCAATATGATGGTGATCCGTATCAGGAATTACTTGACGGTGAGCGGGAGGAACTACAAGGCAGAGTTGAAGCCAATTTTCCTGGACATGGCCACGCTGTCTTGGAATTTCGACTTACTCCACTGAAAGTAGATGGATCTATCGAAGGGGTCGTCGGTGTCACGCGGGACATTACAAAGCGCGCGGAGCGCGAACGCGAAATTCGTCGAGCCCGGGAAGAATATCAGGAATTGGTTAACGGGATGAACGATACGGCATGGGTTATAGATCACACCGGTGATTTTCTCGCCGTGAATGACGCTGCTGTGGAAAAGTTGGGATATACGAGAGAGGAGTTGACCGCCATGTCGGCGTACGAAATCGATGCAAGTCTCGACGATGGTGAGATCGCGGACCTTATCGAGAGTATGCCGGAAGACGAGGTGCAGGTGTTCGAAACCGTGCATCGAGCGAAAAACGGCGAGGAGATTCCGGTCGAGATCAGTTCGACCCTGATTTCCTACCGGGGTGAGTCAGCGATACTGAGCATTGCCCGTGATATAACTCAGCGAAAACGACAGGAGCGTGATTTGCAGCGGCAAAAACGCCGTTATGAATCGCTGTTTAACAGCATTCGAGACGCAATTCTGGTCGCCGACACGAATAGACGTATCATCAACTGCAATCCAGCGTTTACAGACCTCTTCGGGTACGAACTTCAAGAGATTGAGGAAAAACCCACCCAGTACGTGTACGAAAGCGGGAAGCAGTTTGAGGCAATGGGCGAGGCGCTGGAGGGCCACATTGACGATCCAGAGTTCACGCAAACGATCTCGTACGAAAAGAAATCCGGACAGACGTTCCCAGGCGAGACGAACGCGTCCTATTTCCGAGATGCAGACGGCGAGATCATCGGCTTCATCGGTATCATCCGGGACATTACGGGGCGAATCGAACGTCTCAGACAATTACAGATGGTGGATCGAATTCTCCAACACAACTTCAATAATGACATGAACGTCATCGAGGGCTATGCGGAGAATATTGAAGATGTCACAACTGGTGAGATAGCGACCTACGCCGAGAAAATCCTCGAAAGTAGCCAGAAATTGCTACAAACCGTCGAGAAAGAACACGACGTGACTGAGTTCCTCGCCAGTCAACAGGAAACGACGACACTCGTGATCGGGTCGGAAGTAAAGACACTCGTTTCCGACATGCGAGAGAGGTACCCGGACGCAGAAATCTCCACGAAAATACGGAGCGAGGCCGCTGCTCGGGCAGTGCCAGAAATCACTCTCGCCATTAAAGAACTTCTTCAGAACGCAATCATCCATGCAAAAAGTGATACTCCCCAGATTCGGGTGCAGGTTGACGCAGATGACGAAGCCCTCAAGATTAGCGTCTCCGATACGAACCCGCATATCCCGGAGATGGAGCGAAAGGTCCTCCTCGAGGGTGAAGAAGTGGCGCCACTGTATCACGGGAGTGGCATCGGCCTCTGGCTCGTCAATCTGGTGGTCACTCATTCAGATGGGATAGTAGAAGTGGAGGCGACCGAGCCACAGGGGAACGAGGTTATCATTCGACTCCCAAACTGA
- a CDS encoding YihY/virulence factor BrkB family protein, with protein MSRDTQIGRYVPAPLGGAVSTSRGVVALAVRNLTYLAAGVAFYAFVAIIPVILLAVAVASFVGGEELAGRVTGMLSHHLSFAGQDNMTQAFTRTSGRGAASVVGFLGLVWSALKFFRGLEQAFDELYLNDADTSFLKQVMNGFVVVVGIALAVGLVVAVGLALSVLSLEVPFVNVLGSLWLMAVPGLAFLPIYYVLPPVDLSIHEVSPGAAVGAGGWVLLQNAFRLYAANGARYGAYGMIGAAFLFVTWLYFSSIVVLLGGAVNAVPREARLEIGELPR; from the coding sequence ATGAGCCGAGATACCCAGATCGGCCGGTACGTTCCCGCTCCCTTAGGGGGTGCTGTCTCGACCAGCCGCGGTGTCGTCGCCCTCGCAGTCCGCAATCTTACGTACCTGGCGGCCGGTGTCGCCTTCTACGCCTTCGTCGCGATAATTCCGGTGATACTGCTCGCTGTGGCGGTCGCGTCCTTCGTCGGTGGCGAAGAACTTGCTGGCCGCGTTACGGGCATGCTCAGCCACCATCTCTCGTTCGCGGGCCAGGATAATATGACGCAGGCGTTCACGAGGACCTCCGGTCGAGGGGCCGCGTCCGTCGTCGGGTTCCTCGGGTTGGTCTGGAGCGCTCTGAAGTTCTTTCGCGGCCTCGAACAGGCGTTCGACGAGTTGTACCTCAACGACGCGGATACGTCATTTCTAAAACAGGTCATGAACGGCTTCGTCGTGGTGGTCGGGATTGCGCTCGCCGTCGGACTGGTCGTCGCTGTCGGCCTCGCTCTCTCGGTCCTGTCGCTCGAAGTTCCCTTTGTCAACGTTCTCGGTTCGCTGTGGCTGATGGCCGTTCCTGGACTCGCGTTCTTGCCAATATACTACGTGCTCCCGCCAGTTGACCTGTCGATACATGAGGTGTCTCCTGGGGCAGCCGTCGGCGCTGGCGGGTGGGTGCTTCTACAGAACGCGTTCCGGCTGTACGCGGCAAACGGCGCACGCTACGGGGCTTACGGGATGATCGGCGCCGCCTTCCTGTTTGTCACGTGGCTGTACTTCTCCAGTATCGTCGTCCTGCTCGGCGGCGCGGTCAACGCCGTCCCCCGTGAGGCCAGGCTGGAAATTGGGGAGCTTCCCCGGTAG
- the secY gene encoding preprotein translocase subunit SecY, with amino-acid sequence MGWKETAEPVLTRMPGVARPEGHVPFRRKLMWTGAVLLLYFFLTNVTLWGIGGDTTDLFGQFRSLLAGGQGTVMQVGIGPIVTASIVLQLLGGANLLGLDTQDPRDQMLYQGLQKVLVVVMTILTAAPMVFMGNFLPASKELAANLGVGLTGVEFIIFLQIFIGGVLILYMDEVVSKWGVGSGIGLFIVAGVSQSLVGGLFYWGGEGGEQGIIPQWIDIILGNAGTIPPLLTTDGLAWLLLDASVLAIITTVIIYVVVVYAESVRVEIPLSHARVKGARGRFPVKLIYASVLPMILVRALQANIQFLGRILYSQIGDAMPAILGAYTVSNGQAYPVGGLFYYLAPIYSPQDWMWWLGQTANESWQIMLRVSVDLTFMIVGGAIFAIFWVETADMGPDATARQIQNSGMQIPGFRQNAGVIEKVMERYIPQVTVIGGALVGLLAVLANMMGTIGQVSGTGLLLTISITYKLYEEIAEEQMMEMHPMMREMFNQ; translated from the coding sequence ATGGGATGGAAGGAGACCGCTGAACCCGTCCTCACGCGGATGCCCGGCGTGGCCCGTCCGGAGGGACACGTGCCGTTCCGTCGCAAACTCATGTGGACGGGCGCCGTCCTGCTCCTGTACTTTTTCCTGACGAACGTCACCCTCTGGGGTATCGGAGGCGACACGACCGACCTCTTCGGCCAGTTCCGCTCGCTGCTCGCGGGAGGCCAGGGGACCGTGATGCAGGTCGGCATCGGCCCCATCGTCACGGCGAGCATCGTTCTCCAGTTGCTCGGCGGGGCGAACTTACTGGGGCTCGACACCCAGGATCCGCGGGATCAGATGCTCTACCAGGGTCTCCAGAAGGTACTGGTCGTGGTGATGACGATCCTGACAGCCGCACCGATGGTCTTCATGGGCAATTTCCTTCCGGCCAGCAAAGAACTCGCCGCGAATCTGGGCGTCGGCCTCACCGGCGTCGAGTTCATCATCTTTCTCCAGATCTTCATTGGCGGTGTCCTCATCCTCTACATGGACGAGGTCGTTTCCAAGTGGGGTGTCGGCTCCGGTATCGGGCTGTTCATCGTTGCCGGCGTCTCACAGAGCCTGGTCGGTGGCCTCTTCTACTGGGGTGGGGAAGGGGGCGAACAGGGAATCATCCCGCAGTGGATAGACATCATCCTTGGCAACGCCGGCACCATCCCGCCGTTGCTCACGACCGATGGTCTCGCGTGGCTGTTACTCGACGCGAGCGTTCTGGCCATTATCACGACGGTCATCATCTACGTGGTCGTCGTCTACGCCGAGAGCGTGCGCGTCGAGATCCCACTCAGCCACGCTCGAGTGAAGGGCGCTCGCGGTCGCTTCCCCGTGAAGCTCATCTACGCCAGCGTCCTGCCGATGATTCTCGTTCGTGCGCTCCAGGCCAATATCCAGTTCCTCGGCCGTATTCTGTATTCACAGATAGGAGACGCGATGCCGGCAATCCTCGGGGCGTACACGGTCAGTAACGGGCAGGCCTATCCCGTTGGGGGCCTGTTCTACTATCTCGCGCCGATCTACAGTCCCCAGGACTGGATGTGGTGGCTCGGACAGACCGCCAATGAGTCCTGGCAGATCATGCTTCGTGTCTCCGTCGACCTCACGTTCATGATCGTCGGCGGGGCGATTTTCGCCATCTTCTGGGTGGAGACCGCCGATATGGGCCCGGATGCGACGGCCCGGCAGATTCAGAACTCCGGGATGCAGATCCCCGGGTTCCGTCAGAACGCCGGCGTGATCGAGAAGGTCATGGAGCGGTACATCCCGCAAGTGACGGTCATCGGCGGGGCACTCGTGGGCCTACTCGCCGTCCTGGCGAACATGATGGGCACCATCGGGCAGGTGAGCGGGACCGGCCTCCTGCTCACCATCTCCATCACCTACAAGCTCTACGAGGAGATCGCCGAAGAGCAGATGATGGAGATGCATCCGATGATGCGCGAAATGTTCAATCAGTAG
- a CDS encoding uL15m family ribosomal protein, which produces MTDKKRRQRGSRTHGGGSHKNRRGAGHRGGRGRAGRDKHEFHNYEPLGKSGFKRPESVQTDVVEVTLQKLDEDIALLVEDGLAEETEFGYRVDARDIAEDGYDADVVKVLGGGQVRSQLDVVADAFTESAAALIEEAGGDATLSERAREESEE; this is translated from the coding sequence ATGACCGATAAGAAACGACGCCAGCGCGGGTCACGCACGCACGGTGGCGGGTCGCACAAGAATCGTCGCGGTGCCGGCCATCGCGGCGGCCGCGGTCGTGCGGGACGCGACAAACACGAGTTCCACAACTACGAACCGCTCGGAAAAAGCGGCTTCAAGCGCCCGGAGAGCGTCCAGACGGACGTCGTCGAGGTCACACTCCAGAAACTCGACGAGGACATCGCGCTCCTCGTCGAGGACGGCCTCGCCGAGGAGACGGAGTTTGGCTACCGGGTCGACGCCAGAGACATCGCCGAGGACGGCTACGACGCGGACGTCGTGAAAGTTCTCGGTGGCGGTCAGGTGCGGTCACAGCTCGATGTGGTTGCCGACGCGTTCACCGAGTCGGCAGCCGCTCTCATCGAGGAAGCCGGCGGAGACGCGACTCTCTCCGAGCGCGCACGCGAGGAATCCGAGGAATAA
- the rpmD gene encoding 50S ribosomal protein L30, producing MQAVVQLRGEVDMSAAVEDTLDMLNIHGVNHCALIPERDTYRGMITKVVDYVAVGEPSEDVLVTLLEGRAEPKAGRSADVDEEWVAENTDYDDFAALADALLNEETTLDEQGLSPTLRLHPPRGGHEGIKQPATTSGQLGTHTTEEIDELLTAMR from the coding sequence ATGCAGGCCGTCGTCCAGCTTCGCGGTGAGGTCGACATGTCGGCGGCCGTCGAGGACACCCTCGATATGCTCAACATCCACGGCGTCAATCACTGCGCGCTGATACCGGAGCGCGACACCTACCGTGGCATGATCACGAAGGTCGTCGACTACGTGGCGGTTGGCGAACCCAGCGAGGACGTACTCGTCACGCTCCTCGAGGGACGGGCCGAACCGAAAGCGGGTCGGTCCGCCGACGTCGACGAGGAATGGGTCGCCGAGAACACGGATTACGACGACTTTGCGGCCCTCGCCGACGCGCTCTTGAACGAGGAGACGACCCTCGACGAGCAGGGCCTTTCGCCGACGCTTCGGTTGCATCCGCCGCGGGGCGGACACGAAGGAATCAAACAGCCGGCCACCACGTCGGGCCAGCTTGGAACGCACACCACCGAGGAGATCGACGAACTCCTCACCGCCATGCGATAA
- a CDS encoding 30S ribosomal protein S5 — MSHDTWEPKTRLGRLVQEGEIDDMSAALDSGLPLKEPEIVDTLLPGLDDEVLDINMVQRMTDSGRRVKFRCVVAVGNHDGFVGYAEGRDDQVGGAIQKAIGIAKLNIIDASRGCGSWECGCGRPHTVALRTTGKAGSVEVELIPAPRGLGLAAGETVSHVLDLAGIEDIWTRSSGKTRTTVNFAKATFNALKHTTEARVPEHTLDVREVIE, encoded by the coding sequence ATGAGTCACGACACCTGGGAACCGAAGACACGCCTGGGTCGCCTCGTGCAGGAGGGCGAGATCGACGACATGTCGGCCGCCCTCGACTCCGGTCTCCCGCTGAAGGAGCCGGAGATCGTCGACACGCTCCTCCCGGGACTGGACGACGAGGTGCTGGACATCAACATGGTCCAGCGCATGACCGACTCCGGACGCCGGGTGAAGTTCCGCTGTGTAGTCGCAGTCGGTAACCACGACGGATTCGTGGGCTACGCAGAGGGACGGGACGATCAGGTCGGCGGCGCGATCCAGAAGGCGATCGGCATCGCGAAACTGAACATCATCGACGCTTCCCGCGGCTGCGGATCGTGGGAGTGTGGGTGTGGCCGCCCTCACACGGTCGCACTGCGCACTACCGGCAAGGCCGGGAGCGTCGAGGTCGAACTGATCCCCGCCCCCCGCGGTCTCGGCCTGGCGGCCGGGGAGACCGTGAGCCACGTCCTGGACCTCGCCGGTATCGAGGACATCTGGACGCGCAGCTCCGGGAAGACCCGGACCACGGTCAACTTCGCGAAGGCGACGTTCAACGCACTGAAACACACGACCGAGGCTCGCGTCCCCGAGCACACCCTCGACGTTCGAGAGGTGATCGAGTGA
- a CDS encoding 50S ribosomal protein L18, whose product MATGPRYNVPMRRRREVRTDYHQRLRLLKSGKPRLVARKSNRHVRAQLVGTGPDGDRTLASAHSGDLAEYGWEAPTGNLPSAYLTGFLAGQRALDAGVDEAVLDIGLNSATPGAKVFALQEGAIDAGLDVPHNESVFADWERTRGEHIREYAEQLEEPLYGDFDATTLPEHFDDVLAALQED is encoded by the coding sequence ATGGCAACCGGACCACGATACAACGTACCGATGCGGCGACGCCGCGAGGTTCGGACTGACTACCATCAGAGGTTGCGCCTGCTGAAATCCGGGAAGCCCCGGCTCGTCGCTCGCAAGAGCAACCGGCACGTCAGGGCGCAGCTGGTTGGTACCGGTCCGGACGGCGACAGAACCCTCGCGAGTGCCCACTCCGGCGACCTGGCCGAGTACGGCTGGGAGGCTCCCACCGGGAATCTCCCGAGCGCGTACCTGACAGGCTTTCTCGCTGGGCAACGGGCGCTCGACGCCGGCGTGGACGAGGCCGTCCTCGATATCGGCCTCAACTCCGCCACGCCCGGCGCGAAGGTCTTCGCGCTCCAGGAAGGCGCCATCGACGCTGGCCTGGACGTCCCGCACAACGAATCGGTGTTCGCCGACTGGGAGCGGACCCGTGGCGAACACATCAGAGAATACGCAGAACAGCTCGAAGAGCCTCTCTACGGGGACTTCGACGCGACGACGCTGCCAGAGCACTTCGACGACGTGCTTGCAGCACTACAGGAGGACTAA
- a CDS encoding 50S ribosomal protein L19e: MSDLSAQKRLAADVLDVGENRVWFDPDSQSEILEAITREDIRDLVQDGVIQAEDAKGNSRGRARERDEKRSYGHRKGPGTRKGKSGARQDDKEAYAGRVRAQRRTLREFRDDGTLSPSQYRELYNKVNGGEFDSVRRLETYIEEHEDISTGGDS; this comes from the coding sequence ATGAGTGATCTGAGCGCACAGAAACGCCTGGCAGCGGACGTTCTGGACGTCGGCGAGAACCGCGTCTGGTTCGACCCCGACTCCCAGAGCGAGATCCTCGAGGCGATCACCCGCGAGGACATTCGCGACCTGGTCCAGGACGGCGTCATTCAGGCCGAAGACGCCAAGGGCAATTCCCGCGGCCGAGCCCGCGAGCGCGACGAGAAGCGTTCGTACGGCCACCGCAAGGGCCCCGGCACCCGCAAGGGCAAATCCGGCGCCCGACAGGACGACAAGGAGGCCTACGCGGGCCGCGTTCGCGCCCAGCGCCGGACGCTCCGCGAATTCCGCGACGACGGGACGCTCTCGCCGTCGCAGTACCGCGAACTCTACAACAAGGTCAACGGCGGCGAATTCGACAGCGTCCGCCGCCTGGAGACCTACATCGAAGAACACGAAGACATCTCCACTGGAGGTGACAGCTAA